Proteins encoded by one window of Candidatus Bathyarchaeota archaeon:
- a CDS encoding winged helix-turn-helix domain-containing protein, whose amino-acid sequence MTRSKLERYLSILEVLVSRPLELEIILYQVDEEWGILKEYLDFLILHGLVEKLPLDKKRVVYTVTEKGLALLRTLQGQEYLDEHQNLLLVYEE is encoded by the coding sequence ATGACTCGTTCAAAGCTGGAAAGGTATCTTAGCATTCTTGAAGTTTTGGTTTCTCGACCCTTGGAACTTGAGATAATTCTTTATCAGGTCGACGAAGAGTGGGGTATTCTGAAGGAGTATTTGGACTTTCTGATTCTGCATGGACTTGTTGAGAAACTCCCCTTAGACAAGAAAAGAGTCGTTTACACAGTCACTGAGAAAGGACTCGCATTACTGAGAACGCTACAAGGACAGGAATATCTTGACGAACACCAGAACTTATTGCTAGTATACGAAGAATAA
- a CDS encoding transglutaminase-like domain-containing protein: protein MNSSPNPEAIEMYRRISERLTDPSLLSRLEKFFKKRQTLPELVEWVHDRVELNKGDIVRHSDPFEIIEYGQGKCREFSVLFTAICLANGYRARLILDMSDHAWTEVWDKKQGKWVHVDPSEKRIDDPEMYERNWKKNLKEVYAFENSEIEDVTKTYKIAKQGLAT, encoded by the coding sequence ATGAATTCATCGCCGAATCCGGAAGCCATAGAAATGTACCGGAGAATCAGCGAAAGACTGACAGACCCCTCTTTACTGAGCCGGCTTGAAAAATTCTTTAAGAAAAGGCAGACTTTGCCCGAACTGGTCGAATGGGTTCATGACAGAGTAGAACTCAACAAGGGCGACATTGTGCGCCATAGCGATCCTTTTGAAATAATTGAGTATGGCCAGGGCAAATGCAGAGAATTCAGTGTCTTGTTCACAGCTATCTGCCTTGCGAACGGTTACCGTGCAAGGTTAATCCTTGACATGTCAGATCATGCGTGGACAGAGGTTTGGGACAAAAAGCAGGGCAAGTGGGTCCACGTTGACCCTTCGGAAAAGAGGATAGATGATCCTGAGATGTATGAACGAAACTGGAAGAAGAACTTGAAAGAAGTGTACGCTTTCGAAAACAGTGAAATTGAAGACGTAACGAAAACGTATAAAATAGCAAAGCAAGGTCTGGCGACATAG